Proteins found in one Brevibacillus brevis genomic segment:
- a CDS encoding phosphodiester glycosidase family protein — translation METLSRTRTRKRAKRKRPWRWVKKWILGTALTCTTLALLGIIFLFGTKNGVELREWAAGTLLTTQHDYWAPYTFLPDEKLKELKEQITHPTVINSEDTGSATTGPAIPPKSNLVTVTLPEKPKELIEIEEIDVSKGSYYFKGKIMYISDPSRVRLVVTNRKDRGDLLDEFVKKTGAIGIVNASGFADPDGYGKGARAYGVVIHDGKILQGYNPRSGETALGLTYDGKLITGSYSAEQLVKMGVRDAVSFRPQLIVNGKNMFEGKPAKSWGIQPRTAIGQKEDGTIVFAVIDGRQPGHSIGASMNDMAEILAERGVITAMAMDGGSSSMMLHNGEAITKTSSPYHRGRYLPNAWAVF, via the coding sequence CGCAAGCGAGCCAAGCGCAAAAGACCATGGCGTTGGGTTAAGAAATGGATCCTCGGCACTGCCTTAACCTGTACAACCTTAGCTCTACTGGGAATTATTTTTTTATTTGGAACGAAAAATGGAGTAGAATTACGTGAATGGGCGGCAGGTACTTTGCTGACAACCCAGCACGATTACTGGGCCCCCTATACATTTTTGCCCGATGAAAAACTGAAAGAACTAAAGGAGCAAATTACACATCCTACCGTTATCAACTCTGAAGATACAGGTTCAGCCACGACAGGACCAGCTATTCCGCCGAAATCGAATCTGGTAACCGTCACACTTCCGGAGAAACCAAAGGAGCTGATCGAGATTGAGGAAATTGACGTCTCGAAAGGCAGTTATTACTTTAAAGGAAAAATCATGTACATTAGCGACCCGAGCAGAGTACGGCTCGTCGTCACGAATCGCAAGGACCGTGGAGATTTGCTCGATGAGTTTGTAAAGAAAACAGGAGCCATCGGGATCGTCAATGCGAGTGGATTCGCCGACCCAGACGGTTACGGCAAAGGAGCACGAGCTTACGGCGTCGTCATCCACGACGGAAAGATTTTGCAAGGCTACAACCCGAGAAGCGGAGAAACCGCACTAGGGCTTACCTATGACGGTAAACTGATTACGGGCAGCTACTCGGCTGAACAACTCGTAAAAATGGGCGTGCGTGACGCTGTGAGCTTCCGTCCGCAGTTGATTGTAAACGGGAAAAATATGTTTGAAGGAAAGCCTGCCAAAAGCTGGGGCATTCAACCGCGTACCGCGATTGGACAAAAAGAAGACGGGACGATTGTATTTGCAGTCATTGATGGTCGCCAACCCGGGCATTCCATCGGGGCAAGCATGAACGACATGGCGGAAATACTGGCTGAGCGGGGTGTAATTACAGCAATGGCCATGGACGGTGGTTCCAGTTCCATGATGCTGCACAATGGTGAGGCCATTACGAAGACGTCTTCTCCCTATCATCGAGGCCGCTATTTGCCAAATGCGTGGGCTGTTTTTTAG
- a CDS encoding ABC-F family ATP-binding cassette domain-containing protein: protein MSVLIVENLSHGFGDRVLFRDVSFRLQPNDRVGLVGANGTGKSTMMGILTGQNLPDNGRVEWMPKIEYGYLDQHTKLQAGKTIRDVLKDAFLPLLEQEAELMTIGEKMAEASPEELEELLERMGEIQDKLETSGFYLIDAKVDEIANALGLSAIGLERDVASLSGGQRTKVLLAKLLLEKPTVLLLDEPTNYLDEEHIVWLKNYLKEYPYAFMLISHDTTFMNEVVNVIYHLEFTKLNRYTGNYESFLAQSEMKRSQHFDAFEKQQEEIAKMEDFIARNKARASTTGRAKSRQKQLDKMDRIDKPESAAKPSFIFKESRASSRFVIEAENLEIGYSHPLLPKLSVKLERGEKVAIVGMNGVGKSTLLKTLLGVIPPLGGKLEKGDFLHPAYFEQEVKAKPITALDDVWNEFPSMNNHEVRGALARCGLKNEHINRNLNALSGGEQAKVRLCKLLQRESNWLVFDEPTNHLDVVAKEELKRSLKEFKGTVLLVCHEPEFYEDWVTQTWDVEKWSLEQAKTPIKL from the coding sequence ATGAGTGTTTTGATTGTAGAGAATTTGTCCCATGGTTTTGGGGACCGTGTTTTGTTTCGTGATGTTTCTTTCCGTTTGCAACCGAATGACCGTGTAGGACTGGTAGGCGCAAATGGTACCGGAAAATCAACGATGATGGGAATTTTGACAGGCCAAAATTTGCCTGATAACGGTCGTGTTGAATGGATGCCCAAAATCGAATACGGATATTTGGATCAGCATACCAAGCTGCAAGCTGGTAAAACGATTCGCGACGTACTTAAGGACGCTTTCCTGCCGCTGTTAGAGCAAGAAGCTGAATTGATGACGATTGGTGAAAAGATGGCCGAGGCATCTCCAGAGGAACTGGAAGAATTACTGGAACGCATGGGCGAAATTCAAGACAAGCTGGAAACAAGCGGCTTTTATTTGATCGATGCAAAAGTAGATGAAATTGCCAACGCTTTGGGCTTGAGTGCAATCGGTTTGGAGCGCGATGTTGCCTCCCTCTCTGGTGGCCAGCGTACCAAGGTTCTTTTGGCAAAATTGCTGCTGGAAAAACCAACCGTTCTTTTGTTGGATGAGCCGACAAACTACTTGGATGAAGAGCATATCGTGTGGCTAAAAAACTACTTGAAGGAATATCCATATGCCTTCATGCTGATTTCCCATGACACGACCTTCATGAACGAAGTTGTGAATGTGATTTATCATTTGGAATTTACCAAGTTGAATCGTTACACAGGGAACTACGAATCCTTCTTGGCACAGTCTGAGATGAAACGCAGTCAGCACTTTGACGCATTTGAGAAGCAACAGGAAGAAATCGCAAAAATGGAAGACTTTATTGCGCGCAATAAGGCACGTGCGTCTACTACCGGCCGCGCGAAGAGCCGTCAAAAGCAACTCGATAAAATGGATCGCATTGACAAGCCGGAATCAGCAGCGAAACCTTCGTTTATCTTTAAGGAATCCCGGGCAAGTAGCCGTTTTGTCATCGAAGCTGAAAACTTGGAGATCGGATATTCACATCCTTTGCTGCCAAAGCTTAGTGTGAAGCTGGAGCGCGGTGAAAAAGTAGCGATTGTCGGCATGAACGGTGTCGGTAAGTCTACACTGCTGAAAACGTTGCTGGGCGTAATTCCTCCGCTGGGTGGAAAGCTGGAGAAAGGCGATTTCCTCCATCCGGCTTACTTCGAGCAAGAAGTAAAGGCGAAGCCAATTACTGCACTCGATGATGTCTGGAATGAATTCCCTTCCATGAATAACCATGAAGTTCGCGGGGCGCTGGCACGTTGTGGCTTGAAAAATGAGCATATCAATCGTAACCTGAACGCTCTGTCCGGGGGCGAGCAAGCAAAAGTTCGTCTCTGTAAATTACTGCAGCGTGAGAGCAACTGGTTGGTATTTGACGAGCCGACGAACCACTTGGATGTCGTTGCCAAGGAAGAGTTGAAACGCTCTTTGAAGGAATTCAAAGGAACCGTCCTTCTCGTATGCCACGAACCTGAATTTTATGAGGATTGGGTTACACAGACGTGGGATGTTGAGAAATGGAGTTTGGAGCAGGCAAAAACTCCGATTAAATTGTAA
- a CDS encoding HEPN domain-containing protein, whose protein sequence is MPVLIAPVFNSTTAQPVRIDLPNSYTLISGAKRPYEIASRFLRNEMDENKRTFDLRVDPSSLFLVGDHEEMKVTDDRVWIEEIESKLNLASTTGTCSIPYIITVSGNMYGITYLKRSLDGDKYTFDDETADIFSSLVEQKLPSLAFRRYALSLEKKNYEDQLLDLWIALESLFVPDGKKGEITYKLRVRMAYYFGETALQRERIAQFVKKSYNHRSEIVHSGKLFGDKLATEVTILRALTRAAILNIAGESVNLQEMRVRLDELVFTGESYVARYAPTFFERILL, encoded by the coding sequence ATGCCGGTCTTAATCGCCCCCGTATTCAATTCAACAACAGCACAGCCCGTTCGGATCGATTTGCCTAATTCGTACACGCTCATATCAGGCGCAAAGAGGCCATATGAGATCGCGTCTCGTTTCTTGCGCAATGAGATGGACGAGAACAAGCGAACCTTTGATTTGCGTGTAGATCCCAGCAGTTTATTTTTAGTTGGGGATCACGAAGAGATGAAAGTAACGGATGATCGGGTGTGGATTGAAGAAATCGAAAGTAAGCTGAATCTAGCGTCCACAACAGGGACTTGTTCGATTCCTTACATCATCACAGTCAGTGGCAATATGTATGGCATTACGTATTTGAAACGATCACTTGATGGTGATAAGTACACATTTGATGATGAAACGGCTGACATTTTTTCTTCTTTAGTTGAACAGAAGCTGCCATCCCTTGCTTTTCGTCGCTATGCGCTCTCACTGGAGAAGAAAAACTACGAGGATCAGCTGTTGGATCTGTGGATTGCATTAGAATCATTGTTCGTTCCCGATGGCAAAAAAGGCGAGATTACCTATAAATTGCGTGTCCGAATGGCGTACTATTTTGGAGAAACCGCCTTGCAGCGTGAACGGATTGCACAGTTTGTAAAAAAATCGTACAATCATCGCTCAGAGATTGTGCATAGCGGCAAGCTGTTCGGTGACAAGCTGGCTACAGAAGTCACGATTCTGAGGGCGTTGACAAGAGCCGCAATTTTGAACATCGCCGGGGAAAGTGTCAACCTTCAAGAAATGCGTGTCCGGCTGGACGAATTGGTATTTACGGGCGAATCTTATGTGGCAAGGTACGCGCCTACTTTTTTTGAAAGAATTTTGTTGTAA
- a CDS encoding small acid-soluble spore protein P: protein MEKDHILDENPHQTYNNVAQPLEQTGEPQSGSKKVKQQNHSRAIRTREG, encoded by the coding sequence ATGGAAAAGGACCATATTCTTGATGAAAATCCGCATCAAACTTACAATAATGTAGCTCAACCGCTGGAACAGACCGGCGAACCCCAGTCCGGCTCTAAAAAAGTGAAGCAGCAAAATCATTCGCGCGCTATTCGAACACGAGAAGGATAA
- a CDS encoding aspartyl-phosphate phosphatase Spo0E family protein, producing the protein METMSKMIDDLRLRLERAAKDSGYNFLDPEIVRISQQLDKLIVAHMQHEKRPS; encoded by the coding sequence ATGGAAACAATGAGTAAGATGATTGATGACTTGCGACTAAGGCTGGAGCGCGCAGCGAAAGATTCAGGTTACAATTTTCTTGACCCTGAAATCGTGAGAATCAGCCAACAATTAGATAAATTAATTGTCGCACATATGCAACATGAAAAACGCCCTTCATGA
- the lpdA gene encoding dihydrolipoyl dehydrogenase, which produces MVVGEFTTEVDVLVIGAGPGGYVAAIRAAQLGKTVAVVEKAELGGVCLNVGCIPSKAMIHAAHTYEHTQHTESMGITMENVKVDFAKVQEWKSGIVKQLTGGVGSLFKGHKIQVIPGEALFVSENEVRVFHGYDVNRYRFQHCIIATGSRPIELPAFPFGKRVMSSTEALSLTELPKSLVVIGGGYIGIELGTVFAKFGTKVTILEGSDQILPGFEPDMPRLVERKLKKLDVTIHTKALAQGMEETENGVIVTAEVKGEQQKIEAEYVLVTVGRRPNTDELGIRDIGMNMTDRGLIVVDKQGRTSIPNVYAIGDIVAGPALAHKASYEGKVAAEAIAGHPAEVDYKAIPAVVFCDPEIASVGINEKEAKEKGIDYIVGRFPFAANGRALSVNAGEGYVKLIAEKETNLVLGAQIVGPEASNIIAEIGLAIEMGATLEDIELTIHAHPTLGEVTMEAAELALGRPIHVMK; this is translated from the coding sequence ATGGTAGTAGGTGAATTTACTACAGAGGTTGACGTACTCGTAATCGGTGCCGGTCCAGGTGGATATGTTGCAGCAATTCGTGCCGCTCAACTTGGTAAAACAGTAGCTGTCGTGGAAAAAGCTGAGCTGGGTGGCGTGTGCCTGAACGTAGGTTGCATTCCTTCCAAAGCGATGATCCACGCTGCACACACATATGAGCACACGCAACATACAGAATCCATGGGTATCACCATGGAAAATGTAAAAGTGGATTTTGCCAAAGTACAAGAGTGGAAGAGCGGCATCGTGAAGCAACTGACTGGTGGCGTTGGCTCCCTTTTCAAAGGCCACAAAATCCAGGTAATCCCTGGTGAAGCGCTGTTCGTAAGTGAAAATGAAGTACGCGTGTTCCACGGTTATGATGTCAACCGTTATCGTTTCCAGCATTGCATCATTGCAACTGGTTCCCGTCCAATTGAGTTGCCTGCATTCCCGTTTGGCAAACGCGTAATGTCTTCTACTGAAGCGTTGTCCTTGACTGAACTGCCGAAGAGCCTCGTGGTAATCGGCGGTGGATACATCGGGATCGAGCTTGGTACAGTGTTCGCGAAGTTTGGTACAAAAGTTACAATTTTGGAAGGTTCCGATCAAATCTTGCCAGGATTTGAGCCAGACATGCCACGTTTGGTGGAACGCAAGCTGAAAAAGCTCGACGTTACCATCCATACAAAAGCATTGGCACAAGGAATGGAAGAGACAGAAAACGGCGTGATCGTGACTGCTGAAGTAAAAGGCGAGCAACAAAAAATCGAGGCGGAATACGTACTCGTTACTGTTGGACGCCGTCCGAATACAGATGAACTCGGTATTCGCGATATCGGCATGAACATGACTGACCGTGGGTTGATCGTTGTCGACAAACAAGGCCGCACAAGCATTCCTAACGTATACGCGATCGGGGATATCGTAGCAGGTCCTGCGCTGGCTCACAAAGCTTCCTACGAAGGTAAGGTTGCTGCTGAGGCGATTGCTGGTCATCCAGCAGAAGTGGACTACAAGGCGATTCCAGCGGTTGTCTTCTGCGATCCAGAAATCGCAAGCGTTGGAATCAATGAGAAAGAAGCAAAAGAAAAAGGCATCGATTACATTGTAGGTCGTTTCCCATTCGCAGCAAACGGTCGCGCTCTGTCTGTAAATGCAGGCGAAGGCTACGTGAAGCTGATTGCAGAAAAAGAAACGAATCTCGTATTGGGTGCGCAAATCGTTGGTCCTGAAGCTTCCAACATCATCGCTGAGATCGGATTGGCGATCGAAATGGGCGCAACACTCGAAGATATCGAGCTGACCATCCACGCACATCCAACACTGGGTGAAGTAACAATGGAAGCTGCTGAATTGGCTCTGGGTCGTCCGATCCACGTCATGAAATAG
- a CDS encoding dihydrolipoamide acetyltransferase family protein, which yields MSRFTFRLPELGEGIHEGEIVKWHVQPGDSVEEDQVIMEVQNDKAVVEVPSPVKGKVIDLKVTEGTVSVVGDPLIEFDVEGEIPNLPDHGHGDSHAAEAAPAPQAADKMEPGCDIGSQVSANANQTLETPMAQATATAVAAPIDRKHVLATPSVRKYAREKGVQLANVPGTGKLGRITREDVDRFVSGGAAAPTAQAVAATEVTEAPAAATGVAQAAAAPTVHHTPQAGELEERVPLKGMRKAIAKAMVKSAYTAPHVTIFDEVDVTALVAMRKDAKPLAEERGVKLTYLPMIVKAVVAGLKKFPELNASIDDEKQEIIFKKYYNIGIATSTEDGLLVPVVKSADSKSIFQIAGEIGELAKKARDRKATADELKGSTFSITNIGSAGGMFFTPIINYPEVAILGVGRISEKPIVKNGEIAVGQMLHLSLSFDHRLVDGEPAQRFVNYVKQLLENPTLLVMEG from the coding sequence GTGAGTCGTTTTACATTCAGACTCCCGGAGCTCGGCGAGGGTATCCATGAAGGCGAAATTGTCAAATGGCACGTACAGCCCGGAGATTCCGTAGAAGAAGACCAAGTCATCATGGAAGTACAAAATGACAAGGCGGTAGTAGAAGTACCATCGCCTGTTAAAGGGAAAGTTATCGACCTGAAAGTAACTGAGGGTACGGTTTCTGTAGTCGGCGATCCACTGATCGAGTTTGACGTAGAAGGCGAAATTCCGAACCTGCCAGACCATGGGCATGGCGATTCCCACGCTGCTGAAGCGGCACCAGCGCCTCAAGCTGCAGACAAAATGGAGCCAGGCTGCGACATCGGTTCCCAAGTGAGTGCAAATGCGAACCAAACTCTTGAAACGCCAATGGCACAAGCAACTGCAACAGCAGTAGCGGCACCAATTGACCGTAAGCATGTGTTGGCTACACCTTCCGTTCGTAAATACGCTCGCGAAAAAGGCGTTCAATTGGCTAATGTACCTGGTACAGGCAAATTGGGTCGCATCACACGCGAAGACGTAGATCGCTTCGTATCTGGCGGAGCAGCAGCGCCAACTGCACAAGCAGTGGCAGCTACAGAAGTAACAGAGGCACCTGCAGCAGCTACAGGTGTAGCACAAGCAGCAGCGGCTCCAACCGTTCACCACACACCTCAAGCAGGCGAGCTGGAAGAGCGCGTTCCGCTGAAAGGTATGCGTAAAGCAATCGCGAAAGCAATGGTGAAATCTGCTTACACAGCACCACATGTAACAATCTTTGACGAAGTGGATGTTACAGCGCTTGTTGCTATGCGTAAAGATGCGAAGCCACTTGCTGAAGAGCGTGGTGTGAAGCTGACTTACCTGCCTATGATCGTGAAAGCTGTTGTAGCTGGTCTGAAGAAATTCCCAGAACTCAACGCTTCTATCGACGATGAAAAACAAGAAATCATCTTTAAAAAGTACTATAACATCGGTATCGCTACCTCGACAGAAGACGGCTTGCTCGTTCCAGTTGTGAAATCCGCTGACAGCAAATCCATCTTCCAAATCGCAGGCGAAATCGGCGAGCTGGCGAAGAAAGCACGCGACCGCAAAGCAACTGCTGATGAGTTGAAAGGTTCTACTTTCAGCATCACAAACATCGGTTCTGCGGGAGGTATGTTCTTCACGCCTATCATTAACTATCCAGAAGTAGCTATTCTGGGTGTTGGTCGCATTAGCGAAAAGCCGATTGTGAAAAATGGTGAAATCGCGGTAGGTCAAATGTTGCACCTGTCTTTGAGCTTTGACCACCGCTTGGTTGATGGCGAACCTGCACAGCGTTTCGTCAACTACGTGAAGCAGCTCCTCGAAAACCCAACGCTGCTCGTCATGGAGGGATAA
- a CDS encoding alpha-ketoacid dehydrogenase subunit beta yields MAQMTMVQAITDAMRVELKRDETVLVFGEDVGNNGGVFRATEGLQAEFGEQRVFDTPLAESGIGGLAVGLSVNGFRPVAEIQFFGFVFETFDAIASQATRMRYRSGGRFTSPVTFRSPFGGGVKTPELHADSLEGLMMQTPGLKVVIPSNPYDAKGLLISAIRDNDPVVFLEHMKLYRSFRQEVPEGEYTIPLGKANVVKEGSDVTIITYGAMVHTSLKAAEEIEKARGAKVEVIDLRTISPLDIDTIVDSVKKTNRAIVVQEAQKTSGVAAEIITQINERAILHLEAPVLRITAPDTVYPFAQAEDVWLPDVKRVVDGLTQVLDF; encoded by the coding sequence ATGGCACAAATGACAATGGTTCAAGCCATTACGGATGCAATGCGCGTAGAGTTGAAGCGCGATGAAACCGTTCTTGTCTTCGGTGAAGACGTAGGTAACAACGGCGGGGTGTTCCGTGCAACAGAAGGTCTGCAAGCTGAGTTCGGCGAGCAACGCGTTTTCGATACGCCGCTCGCTGAGTCCGGAATCGGCGGTTTGGCTGTTGGTCTTTCCGTAAACGGCTTCCGTCCAGTAGCAGAAATTCAGTTCTTTGGTTTCGTTTTTGAAACGTTCGATGCAATCGCATCTCAAGCTACTCGTATGCGTTACCGTTCCGGCGGTCGCTTCACGAGCCCAGTTACATTCCGCTCCCCATTTGGTGGCGGTGTGAAAACGCCTGAGCTGCATGCTGACTCTTTGGAAGGCTTGATGATGCAAACTCCGGGTCTGAAAGTGGTTATCCCTTCCAACCCGTATGATGCAAAAGGACTGTTGATCTCCGCGATTCGCGACAACGATCCGGTTGTATTCCTCGAGCACATGAAGCTGTACCGTTCCTTCCGTCAAGAAGTTCCAGAAGGCGAGTACACGATTCCACTCGGCAAAGCAAACGTAGTAAAAGAAGGTAGCGATGTTACCATCATCACCTATGGTGCGATGGTGCATACCAGCCTGAAAGCAGCAGAAGAAATCGAGAAAGCGCGTGGAGCAAAAGTAGAAGTAATCGACCTGCGCACCATCAGCCCACTCGATATCGATACGATCGTGGATTCTGTGAAGAAAACAAATCGTGCGATTGTGGTTCAAGAAGCACAAAAAACGTCTGGTGTTGCGGCAGAAATTATCACGCAAATCAACGAACGTGCGATCCTGCACCTCGAAGCACCAGTGCTGCGTATTACAGCACCAGATACCGTTTACCCGTTTGCACAAGCAGAAGATGTATGGCTGCCTGACGTAAAACGCGTAGTAGATGGTCTGACTCAAGTCCTCGATTTTTAA
- the pdhA gene encoding pyruvate dehydrogenase (acetyl-transferring) E1 component subunit alpha, with translation MSVSTAVEQTENNAPLQILAPDGTVVRPDLMPKLSDDELRELMRKMVFTRVWDQRAISLNRQGRLGFYAPVAGQEASMIGSEAALSKEDFVLPSYRDIPQMVWHGYPMHKAFLYSRGHIEGGKIPEGVNVLMPQIIIAAQCTQATGVAMGYKLRGEKKVAINYFGDGATSQGDFYEGMNFAGVYKLPVIFFSQNNGYAISLPFEKQTASENIAVKAVAAGIASERVDGMDILAVYYAVQQAKERGVNGEGATLIEAMTYRYGPHTMAGDDPTRYRTGEEQSEWELRDPLIRFRKFLEAKGLWSEKDEEAVIEEAKAAVADAIKKADETPKMKVSELIDVMFETLPPALEEQKAEFLAKESK, from the coding sequence ATGAGCGTATCCACTGCTGTTGAACAAACAGAGAACAACGCCCCGCTGCAAATTCTTGCCCCGGATGGTACGGTTGTTCGTCCTGACTTGATGCCTAAGCTCTCCGATGATGAATTACGTGAACTGATGCGTAAAATGGTATTTACCCGTGTGTGGGACCAACGCGCAATCAGCTTGAACCGCCAAGGTCGTCTTGGTTTCTATGCACCAGTAGCTGGTCAAGAAGCAAGCATGATCGGTTCCGAGGCTGCTCTTTCCAAAGAAGACTTTGTCCTGCCTAGCTACCGTGATATTCCACAAATGGTGTGGCATGGTTACCCTATGCACAAAGCATTCCTGTATTCCCGCGGACACATTGAGGGCGGCAAAATTCCTGAAGGTGTAAACGTATTGATGCCACAAATCATCATTGCGGCTCAATGTACACAAGCAACAGGTGTTGCAATGGGTTACAAGCTGCGCGGTGAAAAGAAAGTGGCGATCAACTACTTTGGTGACGGTGCGACTTCCCAAGGTGATTTCTACGAGGGTATGAACTTTGCAGGTGTATACAAGCTGCCTGTTATCTTCTTCTCCCAAAACAACGGTTATGCGATCTCTCTGCCGTTCGAAAAACAAACGGCTTCTGAAAATATCGCAGTTAAAGCAGTTGCGGCTGGTATTGCTAGCGAACGCGTTGACGGTATGGACATTCTCGCCGTTTACTACGCAGTTCAGCAAGCAAAAGAGCGCGGCGTGAATGGCGAAGGTGCGACTCTGATCGAAGCAATGACATACCGTTATGGACCTCACACCATGGCTGGTGACGACCCAACTCGCTACCGTACAGGTGAAGAGCAAAGCGAGTGGGAACTGCGCGATCCACTGATCCGCTTCCGCAAGTTCCTCGAAGCAAAAGGCCTCTGGAGCGAAAAAGACGAAGAAGCTGTGATCGAAGAAGCGAAAGCAGCTGTTGCGGACGCAATCAAGAAAGCGGACGAAACACCTAAGATGAAAGTTAGCGAACTGATCGATGTAATGTTTGAGACACTGCCGCCTGCACTCGAAGAGCAAAAGGCAGAATTCCTGGCGAAGGAGTCGAAATAA
- a CDS encoding alpha/beta hydrolase yields MSDYVKRTIIKEEVPSIHVDTPRSVKVYLPPGYNELLSYPVVYCQDGNDFFTMGRIATISNQLILEEGIEPYIVVGVSVDRNKRTSEYSPSGSRNAAYQRFFTEELIPYIEERYPVRRDPASRVLAGDSLGGTVSLHLALENPNLFPQVLALSGAFFQTTLDPLLDQSSLSWLRIWMVVGLDETSVETSAGTFDFVQWNRKAKQILEDKQATLSYREKPGNHVWGLWQKELPDALRYFFPPPRL; encoded by the coding sequence ATGTCTGACTATGTAAAGCGAACCATCATAAAAGAAGAAGTGCCCAGCATCCACGTGGACACTCCCCGCTCGGTCAAAGTATACCTGCCGCCGGGGTACAATGAGCTTCTTTCTTACCCTGTTGTGTATTGCCAGGATGGGAACGACTTTTTTACGATGGGGCGAATCGCGACCATCTCCAATCAATTGATTCTGGAAGAAGGTATCGAACCCTATATCGTCGTCGGTGTTTCCGTCGACCGTAACAAACGCACGAGCGAGTATTCTCCATCTGGGTCGAGAAACGCAGCCTATCAGCGTTTTTTCACCGAAGAGCTGATTCCTTACATAGAGGAGCGTTATCCTGTGCGCCGTGATCCTGCTTCACGTGTGCTGGCAGGAGACTCTTTGGGTGGAACCGTTTCTTTGCATCTCGCATTAGAAAACCCAAACCTTTTTCCACAAGTACTCGCGCTGTCCGGGGCGTTTTTCCAAACGACACTCGACCCGCTTTTGGATCAGTCTAGTCTATCTTGGCTGCGAATTTGGATGGTCGTTGGCCTCGATGAGACATCTGTAGAAACAAGTGCGGGTACCTTCGACTTCGTTCAATGGAATCGCAAGGCAAAACAGATTCTTGAGGACAAGCAAGCAACCTTGTCGTATCGAGAAAAACCAGGGAATCACGTCTGGGGTTTGTGGCAAAAAGAGCTGCCTGACGCCTTGCGTTATTTCTTCCCGCCTCCACGCCTGTAA